A genomic stretch from Longimicrobium sp. includes:
- a CDS encoding helix-turn-helix domain-containing protein, giving the protein MVSAEIKKALIDVGLTVSMLARETGLSRQTLYKYLADRWSKPEQRARIQAAVAEAAAKIPAKAPVLWPTAPLTPPSAVSKVAPRRHSVPEKTQ; this is encoded by the coding sequence ATGGTATCGGCCGAAATCAAGAAAGCTCTGATCGACGTGGGCCTGACCGTGAGCATGCTGGCTCGCGAGACAGGGCTCAGCCGCCAGACGCTCTACAAGTATCTGGCCGACAGGTGGTCCAAGCCGGAGCAGCGCGCGCGCATCCAGGCCGCCGTTGCCGAGGCGGCCGCGAAGATTCCGGCTAAGGCTCCTGTTCTTTGGCCGACGGCACCCCTGACCCCGCCGTCCGCTGTGTCCAAAGTGGCGCCGCGGCGCC